A region of [Bacteroides] pectinophilus DNA encodes the following proteins:
- a CDS encoding deoxyguanosinetriphosphate triphosphohydrolase, which translates to MAMNWNMLMSDARYHEDSADAAECGEVTYENDYDTIISSTLFRRLQDKAQVFPLEEDDYVRTRLTHSLEVSAIGKKLGEYVFRKLRDAGADEWFDTHSEKDFSDVLLCAGLVHDIGNPPFGHFGEYAIREWFQNNISSLKLKGVSIDRILTDEQLGDLYHFEGNAQSLRILSATPYLGTLAGFNLSYAVLAAIIKYPVSSVAVASSSKYRKFGYNTAEKALFDDISSKTGMNGSRHPLSYLLEAADDIAYRTSDIEDAMVKKVISYSQIEASLEVYAEANGYDNMYKNIGILKELCAKEIGSGHRNPELTALQMWNKRMKRLMIEEASDSFVKNYDAIINGTFEGGLFENTSSGHIIGAISQLSEQMIYTSPVKIKTELFGRRVIESLLGQFMPAAVRFDTDDKMTFIDCRTIDIISGFYKSMYKAQSDGRDESEKLYLRILMVTDYISGMTDSYAKRLYNGLFV; encoded by the coding sequence ATGGCAATGAACTGGAATATGCTTATGTCAGATGCACGATATCATGAAGATAGTGCGGATGCTGCAGAATGCGGTGAAGTTACATATGAGAATGATTATGACACGATAATAAGCAGCACGCTTTTCAGAAGACTTCAGGATAAAGCCCAGGTGTTTCCGCTTGAGGAAGATGATTATGTAAGAACACGACTGACGCATTCACTGGAAGTTTCGGCCATAGGAAAAAAGCTCGGAGAGTATGTATTCAGAAAGTTACGTGATGCCGGTGCGGATGAGTGGTTTGATACGCATTCGGAAAAAGATTTTTCTGATGTGCTTCTGTGTGCAGGGCTTGTTCATGATATAGGCAATCCGCCATTCGGACATTTTGGCGAATATGCAATAAGGGAATGGTTTCAGAATAATATAAGCAGCCTTAAGCTTAAAGGTGTAAGCATAGACAGAATACTTACAGACGAACAGCTCGGAGACCTGTACCATTTTGAAGGCAATGCGCAATCACTGAGAATATTGTCTGCAACGCCATATCTGGGAACACTTGCAGGGTTCAACCTGTCATATGCGGTGCTTGCGGCAATAATCAAATATCCGGTCTCGTCTGTTGCAGTCGCATCGTCATCAAAATATCGTAAATTCGGCTATAATACTGCTGAAAAGGCGCTTTTTGACGACATATCGTCAAAGACGGGAATGAATGGCAGCAGGCATCCTCTCTCATATCTTCTTGAGGCAGCAGATGACATAGCGTACAGAACATCCGACATAGAAGACGCAATGGTCAAGAAAGTTATCAGCTATTCCCAGATAGAAGCATCGCTGGAAGTGTATGCAGAAGCCAATGGATATGACAACATGTATAAGAATATAGGTATACTTAAGGAACTGTGTGCAAAAGAGATAGGAAGCGGGCACAGAAATCCTGAACTGACGGCACTTCAGATGTGGAATAAGCGCATGAAGAGGTTAATGATAGAAGAGGCCTCGGATTCATTTGTAAAGAATTATGATGCAATAATAAACGGAACATTTGAAGGCGGGCTTTTTGAAAATACATCATCAGGCCACATAATCGGAGCAATATCACAGCTTAGCGAGCAGATGATATATACAAGTCCCGTTAAGATTAAGACAGAGCTGTTCGGAAGAAGAGTAATAGAATCACTGCTTGGACAGTTTATGCCGGCAGCAGTGCGTTTTGACACAGACGATAAAATGACATTTATCGACTGCCGGACGATTGATATAATATCGGGATTCTACAAATCAATGTACAAAGCCCAGTCAGATGGCAGGGACGAAAGTGAGAAGCTTTATCTCAGGATACTTATGGTAACTGACTACATAAGCGGCATGACGGACAGCTATGCGAAGCGGCTTTACAATGGGTTGTTTGTATAA
- a CDS encoding cation:proton antiporter, with protein MLLSIALIMLIGMASGYICRRLKLPGLLGMIITGIILGPYVLDLIDPSILNISADLRKIALIIILTRAGLTLDINDLKRVGRPAILMCFVPATFELAGMLLLAPRILGISLLEAAIMGAVVAAVSPAVVVPKMIKLIDEGYGTKKSIPQLILAGASVDDVYVIVLFSTFTGLAKGDRVSAMSFINIPVSVVLGIALGIASGWLLAVYFEKVHVRDTIKVIIVLSISFILVSAENALSTPITFSALIAVMFMGIALSRYRNETAVRLSGKFNRLWVGAEVVLFVLVGASVDIGYALSAGAGAVILIFGVLIFRIAGVFVCLPGTNLNMKERLFCMLAYTPKATVQAAIGSVPLAMGLSCGSIVLTVAVLAILITAPLGAFMIDLTYKKLLSL; from the coding sequence ATGTTACTTAGTATCGCACTCATTATGCTTATCGGCATGGCATCGGGATATATATGCCGCCGTCTGAAGCTGCCGGGTCTTCTCGGCATGATTATCACGGGAATTATATTAGGTCCGTATGTGCTTGACCTGATAGACCCGTCAATTCTTAACATTTCCGCTGACCTGCGTAAGATTGCCCTTATAATAATTCTTACAAGAGCCGGACTTACGCTTGACATTAATGACCTTAAGCGTGTCGGAAGACCTGCCATTCTTATGTGCTTTGTACCGGCAACCTTTGAGCTTGCGGGAATGCTTCTTCTGGCTCCCCGTATTCTTGGAATAAGCCTGCTCGAGGCCGCCATTATGGGTGCTGTTGTTGCGGCAGTATCTCCTGCCGTCGTTGTCCCTAAGATGATTAAGCTTATTGATGAAGGCTACGGAACTAAAAAAAGCATCCCGCAGCTTATTCTTGCAGGTGCTTCCGTGGATGATGTGTATGTAATAGTTCTTTTCAGTACATTTACAGGGCTTGCAAAGGGAGACCGCGTCTCTGCAATGAGCTTTATTAATATCCCCGTATCCGTAGTGTTGGGAATAGCTCTCGGAATTGCGTCAGGATGGCTTCTTGCCGTATACTTCGAGAAAGTTCATGTGCGCGACACTATCAAAGTTATTATAGTGCTCAGTATATCATTTATTCTTGTGTCTGCCGAAAATGCCCTGAGTACTCCGATTACATTCTCGGCACTGATAGCTGTTATGTTCATGGGAATTGCTCTTTCAAGATACCGCAATGAAACTGCGGTACGCCTGTCGGGAAAGTTTAACAGACTGTGGGTTGGGGCCGAGGTTGTCCTGTTCGTGCTCGTAGGCGCTTCTGTCGATATCGGATATGCGCTGTCTGCCGGAGCCGGTGCAGTCATTCTTATATTCGGTGTGCTGATATTCAGGATTGCAGGCGTATTTGTCTGCCTGCCCGGTACGAATCTTAATATGAAAGAAAGATTATTCTGTATGCTTGCATATACTCCAAAAGCCACTGTCCAGGCTGCAATCGGAAGTGTTCCTCTTGCAATGGGACTTTCATGCGGAAGCATAGTGCTCACTGTAGCGGTGCTTGCAATATTAATAACAGCACCGCTCGGAGCATTTATGATAGATCTTACTTATAAGAAACTTTTAAGCCTGTAA